One Coffea arabica cultivar ET-39 chromosome 5e, Coffea Arabica ET-39 HiFi, whole genome shotgun sequence DNA segment encodes these proteins:
- the LOC140006732 gene encoding F-box/LRR-repeat protein At3g26922-like has product MDATDQVLNQSDREDFQDRISDLPRSVLTHILSRLTTKDAVATSALSKTWKMKWTCIFNLDFNDTSLYSYRVINRERFVSFVEKVLHHCGNLRIHSFHLVCSKSYNACQVTRWIFTALRRGVKNFSLDYPSGNFLFPSCFLGSESLEEVTISIPWTVEIYPITSFRNLKILRLTRMKFENMDYPHSTELFFSFPALHTFCIRRCTWMGIKLIRIEAPSLSIFEVSRCRYGKGDESCEIQILEGAPNLSYVKWASKDFLENFVLPSPSSVSKAVLDHFNVLEDLWVAGIGAVKLLLLVSNITRLELSIDMVEALDRSGTIRYIPMLDQVIYLKLDSRYSGSTRALMSLLRKTPNLLFLDIQSNIAWKNDDYELIGTLPPCVMCRLKKIDLTYGFGAAIGFHLMRLLLQNGHVLQLMSVHLPKLSRCAKNQIMLKLIMAPRASPYVFIQV; this is encoded by the exons ATGGATGCAACTGATCAGGTTTTGAACCAGTCTGATCGCGAAGATTTTCAAGATAGGATCAGTGACCTCCCCAGAAGTGTTCTTACTCACATTTTATCTCGCCTTACGACTAAGGATGCAGTGGCTACGAGTGCTCTGTCTAAGACGTGGAAGATGAAGTGGACGTGCATTTTTAATTTGGACTTCAACGATACGTCCCTCTATTCTTACAGGGTAATAAATAGGGAAAGATTTGTTTCATTTGTCGAGAAGGTACTTCACCACTGCGGGAATTTGAGAATTCATAGCTTTCATCTAGTATGTTCCAAGAGCTACAATGCATGCCAAGTTACTAGATGGATTTTTACTGCACTGAGGCGAGGTGTCAAGAATTTTTCCCTAGATTATCCAAGTGGAAACTTCTTATTTCCAAGCTGTTTTCTAGGCTCGGAGTCATTAGAGGAAGTGACGATTTCAATTCCTTGGACCGTTGAAATTTATCCAATTACTTCATTCAGAAACCTGAAAATCTTACGTCTCACCAGAATGAAGTTCGAGAACATGGATTATCCTCACTCGACCGAACTATTCTTCAGCTTCCCAGCCCTACATACATTTTGCATCCGCCGCTGCACCTGGATGGGGATAAAGCTCATTAGGATCGAAGCTCCTTCTCTTTCAATCTTTGAGGTATCTCGGTGCAGGTATGGGAAAGGAGATGAAAGCTGTGAAATCCAGATTTTAGAAGGAGCCCCCAATCTTTCATATGTGAAATGGGCTAGTaaagattttcttgaaaacttcgTCCTGCCAAGCCCTTCATCAGTTTCTAAAGCGGTACTCGACCATTTTAATGTACTCGAAGATCTCTGGGTAGCTGGCATTGGAGCTGTGAAGCTTTTGTTACTAGTATCTAATATTACCCGTCTTGAGCTTTCCATTGATATGGTTGAG GCACTGGACCGATCTGGAACAATACGTTACATCCCCATGCTTGATCAGGTTATCTATCTAAAATTGGATTCACGTTATTCGGGTAGTACCAGAGCTCTGATGAGTTTGCTGAGGAAGACACCAAATCTGCTCTTTCTGGACATACAA TCAAATATTGCTTGGAAGAACGACGATTATGAACTAATAGGGACATTGCCTCCGTGTGTCATGTGTCGCCTTAAAAAAATTGATCTCACCTATGGTTTTGGGGCCgcaatagggtttcatttgaTGAGACTTCTACTGCAAAATGGGCATGTTCTTCAGCTGATGAGTGTCCATCTTCCTAAACTTTCCAGATGTGCTAAGAATCAGATCATGTTGAAGTTGATCATGGCACCCCGAGCATCTCCATATGTATTCATACAAGTCTGA
- the LOC113743607 gene encoding protein transport protein SEC24 A-like, whose protein sequence is MGVAHAIRSCLDTLADFPKTQIGFMAFDCRIHFYNMKSSLMQRQMLVVSDLDDMFFLLPYDLLVNLFESRTMVDAFLDGLPSMFENTSHVEYAFSPAVKVLYQNILVDRYIIAQISSLLVRERN, encoded by the exons ATGG GTGTAGCACATGCAATACGCTCATGCTTGGATACTTTGGCGGATTTCCCTAAGACACAAATTGGTTTTATGGCCTTTGACTGTAGAATACACTTTTACAATATGAAG TCATCCTTGATGCAACGTCAAATGTTGGTGGTCTCAGACTTAGATGACATGTTTTTTCTATTACCGTATGATCTCCTTGTCAACTTGTTTGAATCAAGAACTATGGTGGATGCTTTCTTAGATGGCTTGCCCTCAATGTTTGAGAATACTTCACACGTGGAATATGCCTTTTCTCCAGCGGTCAAG GTACTCTATCAAAATATACTGGTGGACAGGTATATTATTGCCCAAATTTCCAGTCTGCTTGTCAGAGAGAGAAATTGA